Proteins found in one Hypericibacter terrae genomic segment:
- a CDS encoding gamma-butyrobetaine hydroxylase-like domain-containing protein, translating into MSEKFGAEHWPIEIRLKQNERALEIDFDDGKSFRYPAEFLRVESPSAELQGHGPSQKQILGERAHVGILALEPVGNYAVRIKFDDLHDTGIYSWAYLYELGANQAELWSRYLTALEERGLSREPKRHS; encoded by the coding sequence ATGAGCGAGAAATTCGGCGCCGAGCATTGGCCGATCGAGATCCGGCTCAAGCAGAACGAGCGCGCGCTCGAGATCGATTTCGACGACGGCAAGTCGTTCCGCTATCCGGCGGAATTCCTGCGCGTCGAGAGCCCCTCGGCCGAGCTGCAGGGCCACGGGCCCAGCCAGAAGCAGATCCTGGGCGAGCGCGCCCATGTCGGCATCCTCGCGCTCGAGCCTGTCGGCAACTACGCGGTGCGCATCAAGTTCGACGATCTCCACGACACCGGCATCTATAGCTGGGCCTATCTCTACGAGCTCGGCGCCAACCAGGCCGAGCTCTGGTCGCGCTATCTGACGGCCCTGGAAGAACGCGGCCTCTCGCGCGAGCCGAAGCGGCATTCCTGA
- the trxA gene encoding thioredoxin → METLIGQGNAPAHANGAAAPVKDSSDQDFMADVIDASMTVPVIVDFWATWCGPCKTLGPIIEKAVKEAKGAVKLVKIDVDKNPAVAGQLRIQSIPAVYAFFQGRPVDGFVGAQPESQVKQFVQRLAKTAGAAAGPSPIDEALEHAEAALKEGDAATASAIFGQVLQHEPENLPAIAGLVRCLVKAGELEEARKQLAKVPANQANDKLVAAARAALELAEQAGQKQGGLEELKAKLAKDPNDHQSRYDLALALYGNGEAEPALDELLELFRRNRGWNEEAARKQLVKIFEALGPTDPLTLSARRRLSSLMFA, encoded by the coding sequence ATGGAGACGCTTATCGGCCAGGGTAACGCGCCGGCTCACGCCAATGGCGCCGCGGCCCCGGTCAAGGACAGCAGCGATCAGGACTTCATGGCGGACGTCATCGATGCCTCGATGACGGTGCCGGTGATCGTCGATTTCTGGGCGACCTGGTGCGGGCCCTGCAAGACGCTCGGGCCCATCATCGAGAAGGCCGTCAAGGAAGCCAAGGGCGCGGTCAAGCTGGTGAAGATCGACGTGGACAAGAATCCCGCGGTCGCCGGCCAGCTCCGCATCCAGTCGATCCCCGCGGTCTATGCCTTCTTCCAGGGCCGGCCGGTCGACGGTTTCGTGGGCGCGCAGCCCGAGAGCCAGGTGAAGCAGTTCGTGCAGCGCCTCGCCAAGACGGCGGGCGCGGCGGCCGGCCCCTCGCCGATCGACGAGGCGCTCGAGCATGCCGAGGCCGCGCTGAAGGAAGGCGATGCCGCCACGGCCAGCGCCATCTTCGGCCAGGTGCTGCAGCATGAGCCCGAGAACCTGCCGGCGATCGCCGGCCTCGTGCGCTGCCTGGTGAAGGCGGGCGAGCTCGAGGAAGCGCGCAAGCAGCTGGCGAAGGTTCCCGCGAACCAGGCCAACGACAAGCTGGTGGCCGCGGCACGCGCCGCGCTGGAGCTGGCCGAGCAGGCGGGCCAGAAGCAGGGCGGCCTCGAGGAACTCAAGGCCAAGCTCGCCAAGGATCCCAACGATCACCAGTCGCGCTACGACCTGGCGCTGGCGCTCTATGGCAATGGCGAAGCCGAGCCGGCGCTGGACGAGCTGCTCGAGCTGTTCCGCCGCAATCGCGGCTGGAACGAGGAAGCGGCGCGCAAGCAGCTGGTGAAGATCTTCGAGGCGCTGGGCCCGACCGATCCCCTGACCCTGTCGGCGCGCCGGCGCCTGTCGTCCCTGATGTTCGCCTAA
- a CDS encoding aminotransferase class I/II-fold pyridoxal phosphate-dependent enzyme: MTDRLDPLLRFHPFTRLNSLLQGIEPGHQRPLLFSVGEPQAAPPEMIKGPLVQNLAEWGRYPLAVGNAEFRCAATDWLNRRFHLPASMLDPERHLMPIAGTRQGLFFIALAALQEPVSASERPAVLMPNPFYHVYAGAAAMAGGEPVFLPATAATGFLPDPEAIDRRTLERTALAYVCSPANPQGAVASPAYLARWLGLARQYGFTVAFDECYSELYRDAVPSGALEVAAEAGGSLDNLVVFHSLSKRSSGAGLRSGFIAGEERMLKRIAQLVNYGGVAVPYPILAASTVLWRDEAHVAVNRALYNENFALARRILGNRMGATPGGGFFLWLDVGDGETAAKRLWAEAGLKVLPGGYMARAGANGQNPGERYIRVALVYDAAATQEGLERMARVLTSNVAAASEEAGS; the protein is encoded by the coding sequence ATGACCGACCGCCTCGATCCGCTGCTCCGATTCCATCCCTTCACCCGGCTCAACTCGCTACTGCAGGGAATCGAACCGGGCCATCAGCGTCCCCTTCTGTTCTCGGTGGGCGAGCCGCAAGCCGCGCCGCCGGAGATGATCAAGGGTCCCCTGGTCCAGAACCTGGCGGAGTGGGGCCGCTATCCGCTGGCGGTGGGCAATGCCGAATTCCGCTGCGCCGCCACCGACTGGCTCAACCGGCGCTTCCATCTGCCGGCTTCGATGCTGGATCCGGAACGCCATCTGATGCCGATCGCCGGCACGCGCCAGGGTCTGTTCTTCATCGCGCTGGCGGCGCTGCAGGAGCCGGTCTCGGCGTCCGAGCGGCCCGCCGTGCTGATGCCCAACCCGTTCTATCACGTCTATGCGGGCGCGGCCGCGATGGCCGGCGGCGAGCCGGTCTTCCTGCCGGCGACCGCGGCCACCGGCTTCCTGCCCGATCCCGAGGCGATCGACCGGCGCACGCTCGAGCGCACGGCGCTGGCCTATGTCTGCTCGCCCGCCAATCCGCAAGGCGCGGTCGCCTCGCCAGCCTATCTCGCGCGCTGGCTCGGGCTCGCGCGCCAATACGGATTCACGGTCGCCTTCGACGAATGCTATTCGGAGCTCTATCGCGACGCGGTGCCTTCGGGCGCGCTCGAGGTGGCGGCCGAGGCCGGCGGCAGTCTCGACAATCTGGTGGTGTTCCATTCGCTCTCGAAGCGCTCGTCGGGTGCGGGCCTGCGCTCGGGCTTCATCGCCGGCGAGGAGCGCATGCTGAAACGCATCGCCCAGCTGGTGAACTATGGCGGCGTGGCGGTCCCCTATCCGATCCTCGCCGCCTCGACCGTGCTGTGGCGCGACGAGGCCCATGTCGCGGTCAATCGCGCGCTCTATAACGAGAACTTCGCGTTGGCCCGGCGCATCCTCGGCAACCGCATGGGCGCCACCCCAGGCGGCGGGTTCTTTCTGTGGCTCGATGTCGGCGATGGCGAAACGGCGGCGAAACGGCTCTGGGCCGAGGCCGGGCTCAAGGTGTTGCCCGGCGGCTATATGGCGCGCGCCGGCGCGAACGGGCAGAATCCGGGCGAACGCTATATCCGAGTCGCGCTCGTCTATGATGCCGCCGCCACGCAAGAAGGCCTGGAGCGGATGGCGCGGGTCCTGACGAGCAACGTTGCGGCTGCATCCGAGGAAGCAGGATCATGA
- a CDS encoding GNAT family N-acetyltransferase, with translation MANRPSADLRPPADLRILPLDERHDRCGFACGVESLDRYLKTQAGQDVRRKANAVFVLSATAEPERVLGYYTLCAMAIAQGEVPEAARKHVPRYPLVSCTLIGRLAVAKDRQGQGLGSILLADALQHAFESAGIVGSSMVIVDALDEAAVNFYAAHGFVRLPDSLRLVLPMRQAGAGYERFPALPPASPASSGRVAKQKTAPKDRSE, from the coding sequence ATGGCAAATCGGCCGTCTGCGGACCTGCGTCCGCCTGCAGACCTGCGCATTCTGCCGCTTGACGAGAGGCACGACCGCTGCGGCTTCGCCTGCGGTGTGGAAAGCCTGGACCGTTATCTCAAGACACAGGCCGGGCAGGATGTTCGTCGAAAGGCGAATGCGGTTTTCGTGCTGAGCGCGACGGCCGAGCCGGAGCGCGTGCTCGGCTATTACACGCTCTGCGCGATGGCGATCGCCCAGGGCGAGGTGCCGGAAGCGGCGCGGAAACATGTCCCGCGCTATCCGCTTGTCAGTTGTACGCTGATCGGCCGGCTGGCGGTGGCGAAGGACCGGCAGGGTCAGGGTCTCGGCTCGATCCTTCTTGCGGACGCGCTGCAGCACGCGTTCGAGAGCGCGGGCATCGTCGGTTCCTCCATGGTGATCGTCGACGCGCTGGACGAGGCCGCCGTCAACTTCTATGCCGCGCACGGCTTCGTCCGGCTGCCGGATTCGCTGCGCCTCGTTCTGCCGATGCGCCAAGCCGGTGCGGGATACGAGCGCTTCCCGGCGCTTCCCCCTGCGTCTCCGGCCTCGTCGGGCAGGGTCGCGAAGCAAAAAACGGCCCCGAAGGACCGTTCTGAATAA
- a CDS encoding LON peptidase substrate-binding domain-containing protein has protein sequence MARGPFDPAFEALPAEIPVFPLAGVLLLPGGRLPLNIFEPRYLAMTRDAIKGERIIGMIQPAELERPGHVPALQQVGCAGRITAFSETEDGRYLITLGGLARFRIAAELPGVSGYRRVRADFMPFAEDMAETPALELDRARLLRALKGFFHQQGIKADWEQIERTADAALITSLAMVCPFEPQEKQALLEAGSATERGRVLTALIEMALLGGTGSGSSGEAARH, from the coding sequence ATGGCGCGCGGGCCGTTCGATCCCGCCTTCGAAGCGCTGCCGGCGGAGATTCCGGTGTTTCCGCTGGCGGGCGTTCTGCTCCTGCCCGGCGGCAGGCTGCCGCTCAACATCTTCGAGCCGCGCTATCTCGCCATGACGCGCGATGCGATCAAGGGCGAACGGATCATCGGCATGATCCAGCCGGCCGAGCTGGAGCGCCCGGGCCATGTGCCGGCGCTGCAGCAGGTCGGTTGCGCCGGCCGCATCACCGCCTTCAGCGAGACCGAGGACGGGCGCTATCTGATCACCCTGGGCGGGCTCGCGCGCTTCCGCATCGCCGCCGAGCTGCCGGGCGTCTCCGGCTACCGGCGCGTCCGGGCCGACTTCATGCCCTTCGCCGAGGACATGGCCGAGACTCCCGCGCTTGAGCTCGATCGCGCGCGACTGCTGCGGGCGCTCAAGGGCTTCTTCCACCAGCAGGGCATCAAGGCCGACTGGGAGCAGATCGAGCGCACGGCCGACGCGGCGCTCATCACCTCGCTCGCCATGGTCTGCCCGTTCGAGCCGCAGGAGAAGCAGGCGCTGCTCGAAGCCGGCTCCGCCACCGAGCGGGGCCGCGTGCTGACGGCGCTGATCGAGATGGCGCTCCTGGGCGGAACCGGCAGCGGTTCCTCCGGCGAAGCCGCGCGCCATTAG
- a CDS encoding 3'-5' exonuclease has product MQTQTQAVSSRKIVATCAEVWAELRFFAALAPARADGLFLSGDVGQRIFQHPFSWASLGVDVRGRSHTLKVCYRTSQQIRRAADRLLPAVLRDTDGLEDERRGIISVFDGPKPEVKSLATVAAGADTVRQAVETWLGEGIAPREIGLFVRTSQLVARARAAIAGLAGSNEMTTAPMSLAKGLEFRAVVVMACDEGILPLDERVADAAEEAELDDIYETERRLLYVACTRAREHLLLTGVTPTSEYLADFTSRGEGPAASP; this is encoded by the coding sequence TTGCAGACGCAGACCCAGGCAGTGTCCAGTCGGAAGATCGTCGCCACATGCGCCGAGGTTTGGGCGGAGCTGAGATTCTTTGCGGCCCTGGCGCCGGCAAGAGCGGATGGCCTGTTCCTGTCGGGCGACGTGGGACAACGCATCTTCCAGCATCCATTTTCCTGGGCGAGCCTTGGCGTCGACGTGCGGGGCCGATCGCACACGCTCAAGGTCTGCTACCGCACATCGCAACAGATTCGCCGCGCCGCCGACCGGCTCCTGCCGGCCGTGCTGCGCGATACCGACGGGCTGGAAGACGAGCGGCGGGGGATCATCTCGGTCTTCGACGGTCCGAAGCCGGAGGTGAAATCCCTCGCCACCGTCGCCGCGGGAGCCGACACGGTCCGCCAGGCTGTCGAGACCTGGCTTGGCGAGGGAATCGCACCCCGTGAGATCGGCCTGTTCGTCCGCACATCGCAGCTTGTCGCCCGCGCCCGGGCCGCAATCGCCGGGCTGGCAGGCTCCAATGAAATGACCACCGCTCCCATGAGCCTCGCCAAAGGGCTGGAATTTCGGGCCGTCGTCGTGATGGCTTGCGACGAAGGAATTCTGCCGCTCGACGAGCGCGTCGCCGACGCCGCGGAGGAAGCAGAGCTCGATGATATCTATGAGACCGAGCGCCGATTGCTCTATGTCGCCTGCACGCGGGCGCGCGAGCATCTGCTGCTCACGGGCGTGACGCCAACCTCGGAATATCTGGCGGATTTCACCTCACGGGGCGAAGGCCCGGCCGCCAGCCCCTAG
- a CDS encoding type II toxin-antitoxin system TacA family antitoxin produces the protein MTTTVKRNRRLREERLGFRVDEPTKALIERAAQLERRKLTDFCMTALTEAARRTIAAHETIMLSERDRTVFFDTLVNPPAPSERLQRAFAEHRRRIVR, from the coding sequence ATGACCACAACGGTTAAGCGTAACCGACGTCTGAGAGAGGAGCGGCTCGGCTTTCGCGTCGATGAGCCTACAAAGGCCTTGATCGAACGCGCCGCGCAGCTCGAGAGGCGGAAGCTGACTGATTTTTGCATGACCGCGCTCACGGAGGCGGCCCGGCGCACCATTGCGGCGCACGAAACGATCATGCTCTCCGAACGCGATCGTACCGTGTTCTTCGACACGCTCGTCAATCCGCCGGCGCCAAGCGAGCGCCTCCAGCGAGCGTTCGCGGAACATAGGCGCCGGATCGTCCGGTGA
- a CDS encoding prolyl-tRNA synthetase associated domain-containing protein — protein sequence MSDTAAPAAAVLPTSPEAVIQRLADLGIETEVHRHAPVFTVEESQALRGDLPGGHIKNLFLRNKKGDQMWLVVVEETRRMDLKALAPKIGGDKLSFGSPDRLMTYLGVLPGSVTPLALINDKAHKVQPVLDRALLSMNPLHCHPLTNDMTLSLAPADLLKFIEACGHKPIFLDL from the coding sequence ATGTCCGATACCGCCGCTCCTGCCGCCGCCGTCCTGCCGACCAGCCCGGAAGCCGTGATCCAGCGCCTGGCCGATCTCGGCATCGAGACCGAGGTCCATCGCCATGCGCCGGTCTTCACCGTCGAGGAATCCCAGGCGCTGCGCGGCGACCTGCCCGGCGGCCATATCAAGAACCTGTTCCTGCGCAACAAGAAGGGCGACCAGATGTGGCTGGTGGTGGTCGAGGAGACCCGCCGCATGGATCTGAAGGCGCTGGCGCCCAAGATCGGCGGCGACAAGCTCTCCTTCGGCAGCCCGGACCGGCTGATGACCTATCTGGGCGTGCTGCCGGGCTCGGTGACGCCGCTGGCCCTCATCAACGACAAGGCGCACAAGGTCCAGCCGGTGCTGGATCGGGCGCTCTTGTCGATGAACCCGCTCCATTGCCACCCGCTGACCAACGACATGACCCTGTCGCTGGCGCCGGCGGACCTGCTGAAATTCATCGAGGCTTGCGGCCATAAGCCGATCTTCCTCGACCTCTGA
- a CDS encoding M24 family metallopeptidase, with translation MAPDSAGPKPPFRSLDPDIRRARKSPILDAIDSEALLDMRKLRTYRLGRFRAELKKRDCMGALLYDPINIRYATGSRNMAVWTLHNAVRYAFVPTEGPITLFDFHNCEHLADGLETVAEVRPAVGWTYFGGGSRLDEFAKRWSDEIVDLVRRHGGGNKRLAVDKLDPTGTHFLEAAGIDIVEGQAVCELARAIKSDEELACMVTSITACETGMAKMRDALEPGVTENQIWSLLHQANIAAGGEWIETRLLTSGGRTNPWFQESSDRVIRSGELLSFDTDLIGPFGYCADISRTYFCGHGRPSAEQKRLYGLAYEQIHTNLDLVKAGIGFREFSEKSFKLPEACAPNRYSVVFHGVGLADEYPASIYAQDYERGGYDGVLEAGMTICIESYMGEVGGLEGVKLEQQILVTETGYQLLSTFPFEDALLPSRWL, from the coding sequence ATGGCGCCCGATTCCGCCGGCCCGAAACCGCCCTTCAGATCGCTCGATCCCGATATCCGCCGCGCCCGCAAGTCGCCGATCCTCGACGCGATCGACAGCGAGGCGCTGCTCGACATGCGCAAGCTGCGCACCTATCGCCTCGGGCGGTTCCGCGCCGAGCTCAAGAAGCGCGACTGCATGGGTGCCCTGCTCTACGACCCGATCAATATCCGCTACGCCACCGGCAGCCGGAACATGGCGGTCTGGACCCTGCACAACGCGGTCCGCTATGCCTTCGTCCCGACCGAAGGGCCGATCACGCTGTTCGACTTCCATAACTGCGAGCATCTGGCCGACGGGCTCGAGACCGTCGCCGAGGTGCGGCCGGCGGTCGGCTGGACCTATTTCGGCGGCGGCTCGCGGCTCGACGAGTTCGCCAAGCGCTGGTCGGACGAGATCGTCGATCTGGTGCGCCGGCATGGCGGCGGGAACAAACGCCTCGCGGTCGACAAGCTCGATCCGACGGGAACGCATTTCCTCGAGGCCGCCGGCATTGACATCGTCGAGGGCCAGGCGGTCTGCGAGCTGGCGCGTGCGATCAAGTCCGACGAGGAGCTCGCCTGCATGGTGACGTCGATCACCGCCTGCGAGACCGGCATGGCGAAGATGCGCGACGCGCTCGAGCCCGGCGTGACCGAGAACCAGATCTGGTCGCTGCTGCATCAGGCCAATATCGCGGCGGGCGGCGAATGGATCGAGACGCGGCTCCTGACCTCGGGCGGGCGCACCAATCCCTGGTTCCAGGAATCGAGCGACCGCGTGATCCGCTCGGGCGAGCTGCTCAGCTTCGACACCGACCTGATCGGGCCCTTCGGCTATTGCGCCGACATCTCGCGCACTTATTTCTGCGGCCATGGCAGGCCCAGCGCCGAGCAGAAGCGGCTCTATGGCCTGGCCTACGAGCAGATCCACACCAATCTCGACCTGGTGAAGGCGGGCATCGGCTTCCGCGAATTCTCCGAGAAGAGCTTCAAGCTGCCGGAAGCCTGCGCCCCCAACCGCTATTCGGTCGTGTTCCACGGCGTGGGGCTGGCCGACGAATATCCCGCCAGCATCTATGCGCAGGATTACGAGCGCGGCGGCTATGACGGCGTGCTCGAGGCCGGCATGACCATCTGCATCGAAAGCTATATGGGCGAGGTCGGCGGGCTCGAAGGCGTCAAGCTCGAGCAGCAGATCCTGGTGACCGAGACCGGCTACCAACTGCTCTCGACCTTCCCGTTCGAGGACGCGCTGCTGCCGTCGCGGTGGCTGTAA
- a CDS encoding UbiH/UbiF/VisC/COQ6 family ubiquinone biosynthesis hydroxylase codes for MTHTAEPTRTDPAVANDAGRRGLPDADVLITGGGLVGLTLALALADAGLTVILVDSLPATEREAMAYDGRASAIAEGSRRVLDGIGVWNKMAPEACPILDIRVSDARVGQPASLLFLHYDHRELEPPRPGKRRPGPAAAKPAPMGYIVENRVIRRVLLAAVAARRGIRHLAPAQAVGLSHEPGQACVTLADGTSLTGRVVIAADGRGSPMRKAAGIRLTEWDYPQSGIVCTIGHELSHQNVAHEHFLPSGPFAVLPMVDDANGHRSSIVWTEKRELVPPIMALPSDSFAAEIQHRFGDSLGRIRLLGLRWAYPLKLQHAMRYIGDRLALVGDAAHAIHPIAGQGLNLGLRDVAALAETLVDAHRLGLDIGVGEPLERYERWRRFDNLMLMAATDVLNRLFSNDIAPVRLARDIGLSLVNRMPPLKRLFMRHAMGMVGDLPRLIRGERL; via the coding sequence ATGACCCATACCGCCGAACCGACGCGAACCGATCCGGCCGTTGCCAACGATGCAGGCCGCCGCGGGCTGCCCGACGCCGACGTGCTCATCACCGGGGGCGGTCTGGTCGGCCTCACCCTGGCGCTGGCGCTCGCCGATGCCGGCCTGACCGTGATCCTGGTGGACAGCCTGCCGGCGACCGAGCGCGAGGCCATGGCCTATGACGGCCGCGCCTCGGCCATCGCCGAAGGCTCGCGCCGCGTGCTCGACGGCATCGGGGTGTGGAACAAGATGGCGCCCGAGGCCTGTCCGATCCTCGACATCCGCGTCTCGGATGCGCGGGTGGGCCAGCCGGCCTCGCTCCTGTTCCTGCATTACGATCACCGCGAGCTCGAGCCGCCGCGGCCCGGCAAGCGGCGTCCGGGGCCGGCGGCCGCGAAACCGGCGCCGATGGGTTATATCGTCGAGAACCGGGTGATCCGCCGGGTGCTGCTGGCGGCGGTCGCTGCGCGGCGCGGCATCCGGCATCTGGCCCCGGCCCAGGCCGTGGGTCTGTCGCACGAACCGGGCCAGGCGTGCGTGACCCTCGCCGACGGCACCAGCCTCACCGGCCGGGTCGTGATCGCCGCCGACGGGCGCGGCTCGCCGATGCGGAAGGCCGCCGGCATCCGCCTGACCGAGTGGGACTATCCGCAGAGCGGGATCGTCTGCACCATCGGGCATGAGCTCTCGCACCAGAACGTGGCGCATGAGCATTTCCTGCCGTCGGGGCCGTTCGCGGTGCTGCCGATGGTCGACGATGCCAACGGCCATCGTTCCTCGATCGTCTGGACCGAGAAGCGCGAGCTCGTGCCGCCAATCATGGCGCTGCCATCTGACAGCTTCGCGGCCGAGATCCAGCATCGCTTCGGCGACTCGCTCGGCCGCATCCGGCTCCTGGGCTTGCGCTGGGCCTATCCGCTGAAGCTGCAGCATGCGATGCGCTATATCGGCGACCGGCTGGCACTGGTCGGCGACGCGGCCCATGCGATCCATCCGATCGCCGGCCAGGGCCTCAATCTGGGTCTGCGCGATGTCGCGGCGCTGGCAGAGACGCTGGTCGATGCGCATCGCCTCGGCCTCGATATCGGCGTCGGCGAGCCGCTCGAGCGCTATGAGCGCTGGCGGCGCTTCGACAATCTGATGCTGATGGCCGCGACCGACGTTCTCAATCGCCTGTTCTCGAACGACATCGCGCCGGTGCGCCTGGCGCGTGACATCGGGCTCAGCCTGGTCAACCGCATGCCGCCCTTGAAGCGCCTCTTCATGCGCCACGCGATGGGCATGGTCGGCGACCTGCCGCGGCTCATTCGCGGGGAGCGGCTGTGA
- a CDS encoding Trm112 family protein, whose product MAERKTSDRRYEVDPKLLEILVCPVTKGPLEYDREHQELISRKAGLAYPIREGIPIMLADEARSLDEDGRR is encoded by the coding sequence ATGGCCGAACGCAAAACCTCCGACCGGCGCTACGAGGTCGATCCGAAGCTGCTGGAAATTCTGGTCTGCCCGGTCACCAAGGGCCCGCTCGAATATGACCGCGAGCATCAGGAGCTGATCAGCCGCAAGGCCGGCCTCGCCTATCCGATCCGCGAAGGCATTCCGATCATGCTGGCGGACGAGGCCCGCTCGCTCGACGAGGATGGCCGGCGCTGA
- a CDS encoding ammonium transporter, giving the protein MSRLLLFVPLLLAALIGARPAFAADLALDRGDTAWMLTSTALVLMMTIPGLALFYGGMVRKINLLATMAQSFVIVCLVTVLWMVVGYSLAFNGDGKLFGDFSRFMLHGMTTATAHPLAPSIPEPVFMTFQMTFAIITPALMVGAIADRMKFSALVLFASLWLLFVYVPICHMVWGGGLIGTAGVLDYAGGTVVHINSGVAGLVAALVLGPRTGFGKTAFTPHNVGLSTIGAGLLWVGWFGFNAGSAVAADGRAGMAMAATQIATGGAALSWMVAEWVFRKKPSLLGMISGAVAGLVAVTPASGFVDAEGGLVIGLVAGVVCFFATSTLKNALGYDDSLDAFGVHGIGGMVGAILTGVFATQTVTGSETPVGWIDGNIGQVGTQLYGVAITIAYCAVVTFVILKVVGLLTRGLRVTPDEEREGLDIVLHGESVA; this is encoded by the coding sequence ATGTCGCGCCTTTTGTTGTTCGTCCCTCTTCTGCTCGCCGCCCTGATCGGCGCCAGACCCGCCTTCGCCGCCGACCTCGCCCTGGACCGCGGCGACACGGCCTGGATGCTCACCTCGACGGCCCTGGTCCTGATGATGACGATCCCGGGCCTCGCGCTCTTCTATGGCGGCATGGTCCGCAAGATCAATCTGCTGGCGACCATGGCGCAGAGCTTCGTCATCGTCTGCCTGGTCACCGTGCTGTGGATGGTCGTCGGCTACAGCCTCGCCTTCAACGGCGACGGCAAGCTCTTCGGCGATTTCAGCCGCTTCATGCTCCATGGCATGACCACCGCGACGGCGCATCCCCTGGCGCCCTCGATTCCCGAGCCGGTGTTCATGACCTTCCAGATGACTTTCGCCATCATCACGCCAGCCCTGATGGTGGGCGCCATCGCCGACCGCATGAAATTCTCGGCCCTGGTCCTCTTCGCCAGCCTCTGGCTGCTGTTCGTCTATGTCCCGATCTGCCACATGGTCTGGGGCGGCGGCCTGATCGGCACGGCCGGCGTGCTCGACTATGCCGGCGGCACCGTCGTGCATATCAATTCCGGCGTGGCCGGCCTGGTGGCCGCCCTGGTGCTGGGGCCGCGCACCGGCTTCGGCAAGACCGCCTTCACCCCGCACAATGTCGGCCTCTCCACCATCGGTGCCGGCCTGCTCTGGGTGGGCTGGTTCGGCTTCAATGCGGGTTCGGCCGTGGCGGCCGACGGTCGTGCGGGCATGGCCATGGCGGCCACGCAGATCGCGACCGGAGGTGCCGCCCTCTCCTGGATGGTGGCCGAGTGGGTGTTCCGCAAGAAGCCCAGCCTGCTGGGCATGATCTCCGGCGCCGTCGCCGGCCTTGTCGCGGTCACGCCCGCCTCGGGCTTCGTCGATGCCGAGGGCGGCCTGGTGATCGGCCTCGTCGCCGGCGTGGTCTGCTTCTTCGCCACCTCGACGCTCAAGAACGCGTTGGGCTATGACGACTCGCTCGACGCCTTCGGCGTGCATGGCATCGGCGGCATGGTCGGCGCCATCCTGACCGGCGTCTTCGCGACCCAGACCGTCACCGGCTCCGAGACGCCGGTCGGCTGGATCGACGGGAACATTGGCCAGGTCGGCACGCAGCTCTATGGCGTGGCCATCACCATCGCCTACTGCGCCGTCGTCACCTTCGTCATCCTCAAGGTCGTCGGCCTGCTGACCCGCGGCTTGCGCGTCACGCCGGACGAGGAGCGCGAGGGCCTCGACATCGTGCTGCATGGTGAATCGGTCGCTTAA